Genomic segment of Clostridium sp. Marseille-P299:
ATGACGGAACTACTAAGACAACAGCGTTCAAAACTCTTACAAAAGCGCTAACCAAGGCAAGTGCTGGAACAACAATTTTCGTTTTAAATGGAACCTACAGTTATTCCACTACCTTTAAATTAACAAGCAATGGTACAGCAGCTGAGCCAATTAAAATTTTAAATTATAGTGGACATGCTCCAGTAATTGATTTCTCTAGCCAAGAATATGCAGATAGCTCAAGAGGTTTTCAAATTTCAGGAAACTATTGGATTATAGCTGGTTTGACGATAACTGGTGCAGGAGATAATGGTATTCACATTAGTGGAAACTATAACCGAGTACAAGATTGTTTTATCACTAAGTGCGGAGATACTGGTTTACAAATCAGTAATGGTGGTTCTTATAATACAATCAATCGTGTTACATCCACTTATAATTATGATCAGAAGACGAATGGAGAGAATGCCGATGGTTTTGCTGCAAAATTAAGCATTGGACCAGGAAATGTGTTTACTTCATGTACAGCGCTTTATAATTCAGACGATGGATTTGATTTTTATGATGCTAAAAATTCAGTGAAAGTATATGATAGTGAAGCTTCTTATAATGGAGTCGGAGATGGTAACGGGAATGGGTTTAAAGTTGGTGGAAATTATTCCGCAGACAAACATTATCTCGAAAATTGTACTGCCATTGGAAATCGATCCAGAGGATTTGATCAAAATAACAATACGGGTTATATAACATTATTAAATTGTACTGGTACAAAAAATAATGTAAACTTTTACTTTCCAACAGCACCAGCTTCAGGGAAACATAAATTTACGGGTTGTATCTCTACAGGTGGAGCTAGTAAAGATAAAATTGTAGGCGCAACAGTTACAAATTGTTCATTTTATCAATAAAACAACAAATCACATAAGAAAATGTAATTTTGTCGCACAAATGAGAATTTGTAAATATGTGATATTAGGGGTTATAAGTGAATAATTAAGGGAAAGCCGCTGAATAAAATCTCAATGATGATATTCAGCGGCTATTATATATATATTGGAAAATTATTTAAATTGTTAAAATATTTGATGACATAGCATAATGAATTATTTATTGATCGAAAAGTACCTGTTTTTAGGATAAATTACTACTAAATCTTATTACAGTAATGTTAAAATCTTTATAACGATGAAATGAAACGGGAGAGTGAGTATCCATGCATAACGAAATAATGGCAGATAATAAAGCTAACTACGAGAGTATTAACTTATGTTTAAATCAGTATATAACAAAATGGGAACTTAGTGATATTGAAATTCTTGATAACAAAAGGAACAGCTTGGTTCTTAAATGCGACTCCGCCATCTATGGAAATGTGATAATAAAACAGCAAATGGACACTTCCTATATAAAAAGCGAATATAACGCATTAAAGGAATATAATCAAAGTCGTTTTTGTAAGGTATTTGATGCTGATTTAGAACATGGAGTATTAATCGAAGAGCAAATTTCTCCTGGAACTGAATTAAGAAAAGTGAAATCTCTGGATGAAAGATTGATGGTATTTTGTACTTTATATAAGAATCTTCATATATTTCCTAAAAATCCAGAAATATATCCATCTTACCTTGACTGGGTAAGTAATGCGATGAATTATCTAGAAGGATTAGATAATTATAGAGATTTATATATACACATGAAGGCCGCTAAGATGATATGTAGTGAACTCTTTTTTAAATATCCACAAAAAATGCTTCTCCACGGGGATTTGCATCACGATAATATACTGCTAAATCATAATGGAAGCTATACGATTATTGATCCAAAAGGGGTACTTGGTCATCCGATTTTCGATATTCCTAGATTCATTCTTAATGAAATGGAAGATGAAATAACTGCAGAGTTGTATGATAAAATTATATATGTAATTGATATATTGAGTCAGCATTTAAATATTCCTCTAAAAGACTTAAAGCAACTTTTTTATATGGAAGTATCTTTATCTGAAGCATGGAATGCTGAAAGCGGAGACTGCGTAAAGATGGAGAATATCATTTTTGCACATAGAATTCTTAATTCTTAAATTAGATATTGAATACTTAAATAACATACGTTATAAGCTTTTCGCTTTGAATATAAAAGATTTCGGCATTATGTAAAGGAACCAGCATGAATACTTTTTTTCTACACATAATACTATAAAGTTTTGTTGACTATAAAGTCTTGTTAGAAAATAAAAGGAAAATTCATACGGAGGTCAATTATGAATAATGATGTTTTTATAGGTCAAGGCCATAACCCAAACGGCCCTGATATTCCACTTGGTTTTGGGATGCTCTTAGAAGGAGAGCCTGTCGCTAAAGCCAATTTCGGATCCTTATCAAATGCTCAAAAAGTAGAATTAATTAATTATATGCAACAAGCAAAAACAGGAGAAGACTCAGAATTTAGAGTAATCAATGCGGTACAGAAGCTTAAGAATCATCAAGAAAACGAATTAATTAATAAAACAAACCATAATAAAACAAACCAAGATAAGTTTTATTAAGAATAAAGTAAAAGTATAAGTGATAGCCTTTAATAAATAGCTTTCTATGTATAATAAAATATATAAAAGGCTATTTATTTTTTTCGAATCTAAATTAAATAAATTCATTCTTTTATACATTATATGTTTACATAATATTATTATGAACATTATTAATTAAATTATTACTTAGTACTTAAATGAAATAGCAAAAAGAATTTCTATGTCTTAACAGTATTAAATGGTATTGACATTATTACTAATTAGTAATATGATGAATGTATGGAATAGAAAAAGCTTTATAATTTAAAGATGTAAGAGTACATCTTATTTTTAAAAAAATATATTACTAATTAGTACTATTGTTTATTATAAGTGGCAAATGAAACATATATCAAGTACTTTTATAAAAAGTACGTTGATTAAAAAGAAAGGAAGATGAAATATGAGTATTCGAGAAATTAAACGAACAGTAAGAGGTCAAAGAGCAGTGGATGGAGCAGGGGTAAATCTAGTTCGTGTACTAGGTGGCAATGATGTATATGATTTTGATCCATTTCTAATGCTTGATGCATTTGACTCCGTTAATCCTAAAGACTATACAAATGGTTTTCCAATGCATCCACACAGAGGAATTGAAACAGTTACATACTTAATTAAAGGTAAAATCGAGCATGAAGATAGTTTAAAAAACAAAGGTGTTATTGGAGATGGCGAATGTCAGTGGATGACAGCAGGTAGCGGAATATTACATGAAGAAATGCCGAAAGCTTCCGAGAGAATGTTAGGCCTTCAGTTATGGGTAAATCTACCAAAAGAAGATAAAATGACAATGCCTCATTATTTTGATATTTCAAAAGATATGATTCCAGTTGTTGAAGAAGATAATGCAACCATCCGTGTTATTTCAGGTGATTATAAAGGCAAAGGAAAAGGTGTTGATCCAAAGTATGTTAAGGCAACTCTTTATGATGTAACTGTAAAACCTGGCAATACCATTCGTATCGATACAAAGCCAGAAGACAATGTGTTTATTTTCCTTATTGAAGGTGATGGTAAAGTAGGTAATCAACCGATTGCAGAAAAAACAGCCGTTTTATTTGGTGAAGGTTCTGCAATCGAAGTATCTGCTACCGATAAAGAAGTAAGATTTGTTTATTTTGGTGGAAAACCATTAAAAGAGCCGATTGCTTGGGCAGGCCCAATTGTAATGAATACAGACGAAGAGTTAAATGAAGCATTTCGTGAATTACGAAAAGGTACTTTTATAAAGCATGATATAGTAAAATAAAGTAGATAAAGTGGCTGATGCAAAATAGATTTTGTTTGCGTCAGCCACTTTTTGCTTTATTCATTTAATTCAATAAATTTATTTTTACTTATTGAATATTCATATGATTTACCTATTCCACCAAATACTTTTTCTAATAATGGTTCAAATACCAATACTTGTAATACCAGTATTTTTATTTAACAGAGCTTATTTATTTGAAAAGTGAGACATTTCAATCATTTATAAGTAAAGCATTGACAATTATAATAGCATAAACTATATAATAATTATGTATCTATTTGTAAAGAAATTCGATTTAGGGCAATGAAAGTTAGTTGTACATATATTAGGATATTAGGGTTTAAAGTGATATGTTTGATAACTAACACATTAATGTGACTGCAATTACAAAAGGAGAAGGGTTAACATGCAAGCATATTTATTTGTACATTTCAAGGAAAAGCGAACACCGGATGGTGAACAAGTGTATTTTGGAATTAGCAAAGATGGATTTCATTGGGAAGAAGTAAATGATGGAAACCCTATATTGTGGAGCTATGAAGGGGATAAAGGTGTTCGTGATTTTACTATTACAAGAACAAAAGAAGGAAAGTTTATTATTATGGCTACGGATTTAAGCCTTGCTTATGGTATGCCATATCAGTATCACAATTCATGGGAAGAAGTTTCACGAAATGGAAGTAAATGCTTAGTCCTTTGGGAATCCGATGATTTGATTCACTGGTCCAATCAACGAATGATTAAACTTGGAAATGAAGATTTTGGGTGTTTATGGGCTCCTGATATTATTTATGACAAAGAAAACAATGATTACGTGATTCATTGGTCTTCTTCTCATAGTTGTAATAATTACGGATACAAAGGTATTTATTATACAAGAACGAAAGATTTTATAAGCTTTCAAGAACCAGAACTTTTATATCGTAAAGAGACGGATGGAAGTGTCATCGATTCTGCTATGTATGAAGAAAATGGGGAATACTATTGTTTCTTAAAAAGTGAAAAAGATCCTTCTAGAATCATATTGGTTAAAGGAGAGAACATTACTGGTCCTTTTAGCAGAGTACATAAATTTGATGAGTGTATGGCTGACCTTAAAGAGGGCTATTATGAGGCACCAACAGCAGTGAAACTTGAAGATGGAAGATGGTGTTTATTTTTAGACTTTTATGGTTGTAAAGCAGAGGAGCAAGGATATGTTCCATTTGTAGCAGATAGTCTATCAGAAGGGAACTTCATACGTTCTGATGAAGCCTTTGATTTCCCTTATGGTTATAAACATGGCACTATTTTAACGATTACAATGGAAGAATATGAGCGTTTAAAAGAGTATAAAAAGATGCCATCGGAACGATAGCTAAGATAGATATTTCATGGAAATTACTTGAAAATATTGTTCTATGGATGTAAGATAGATAGTTGTTAGTGATTATTTAATGCTAACAGCTATCTTTTTATTTTAGTCAGTTGAAACATGAATAAAAACGTTTTAATCGACAAAAGAATGGAGTGGATTTTCACTCTGTTATTAAGCTGTCTATGGCAGCAGGGAGGTTAAAATCATGGATTCAGAAAACAAACAGGATACGTATCACACATTATTTCATTGGAAGAGTCTTAGATTTCGGTTAGTACTTGAAGGAATTGTGGTTGGCTTATTTGCGAGTCTTATCGTAATACTTTATCGTTTTGCACTTTCAGAGTCAACAATTATAATAACTAAGGTCTATGCTTTTCTTCGTAACAAGTTATATTTTATACCTATTTTAATGTTAGCCTTTATACTAATTGCTTACATTGTTGGAATGCTACTTAAGAAAGAGCCAATGATAAGCGGTAGTGGAATTCCACAAGTTGAGGGAGTTTTACTTAAAAAGCTTCATATGAATTGGTTAAGCGTTATTATTGGTAAATTTCTAGGTGGAATATTATCAATAGGATCTGGTCTTTCCCTCGGACGAGAAGGCCCTTCCGTTCAATTAGGCGCTGCGGTAGGACAAGGTGTAAGCAAGGCCTTTAAACGAAGTAATGTTGAAGAAAAATTTCTTATAACTAGTGGTGCTAGCGCAGGACTTGCAGCAGCATTTAATGCCCCTTTAGCAGGTGTATTATTTGCATTAGAAGAAGTACATAAAAATTTTTCCCCCTTCGTATTGTTATCATCATTAGCGGCAGCTCTAACTGCAGATTATATTTCTAGCGGTTTCTTTGGTTTAAAACCAATCTTAAGTTTTGAAAGTTTATCTGTGCTACCACTGAAATCTTATATACTTATTATTATGTTAGGAATAATTATAGGGGTTTTTGGTGCTTTATTTAATTTAATGATTTTGAAAACTCAAAAATTATATTCTAAGTTCAAATTAATTCCTAAAGAGTTTCGTATTATTATACCATTATTTCTATCAATCATATTAGGTCTTTATTTACCACAGGTTCTAGGAGGAGGCCATGAGCTAATCATAAATAGCCTTACAAATGGGAATCAATCCATTAAGATGTTATTATTTGTATTGATAATTAAATTCATATTTACAATGGTATGCTACGGTTCTGGGGCACCTGGCGGTATATTTTTACCGTTATTAGCGATTGGAGCTATATCAGGAAATTTATATGGTTTATTTCTTGTGCATTTTTTAAACTTAGATCCTATATATATCAATAGTTTTATTATATTGGCAATGGCAGGTTATTTTACCGCAATTGTTCGAGCACCTATTACAGGAATTATTCTGATTACTGAAATGACTGGATCTTTTACACATTTGTTATCCATTTCATTGATATCTGTAACAGCGTATGTTGTAGCTGATTTATTAGGTTCGAAACCTATTTATGAATCTTTGTTGGAGCGATTCTTAGAAAATCAGGGAAACGTAAAATCTAGTAATACGAAACATAAGACTCTTTTGGAATTTGCCGTATGTATGGGTTCTGTTTTTGATGGTAAACAAATTAAAGAGATTAAATTGCCAGCTCATTGTTTGTTGGTGTCTATAAGAAGAGGGGAAGATGAAATAATTCCAAAGGGTGATACACTAATTAATGCTGGTGATTATTTGATTGTTCTTGTAGATGACAATATGGTATCTCAAATAAACGATGTCTTTCATAATTTAGTGGAAGCAAAATAACTATAAGTCATAAGATTATAAGATTTAGCTTTTTCGGATTAAAAGGGATTTGTAAATAGAATTACAAATCCCTTTTTTCATACATTGAATAATCATATAGCAAGCACGATTGTCTGTGTTGTATTCTTAAATTAACTTCCTAAATATTTCGAAAGGTGGTTATTTTTAGATTTACTTGTTATCTTTACTATATAAATATATTTTATAAAAAGATATATTTATATAGTGAAAATTAGTGTATAATTATTCTAATGTATAAATTTAACATTTTAAATAACTTAAGGCACTTATAGGTTAGTGAATTGTTAATATCCACTTTTTTAGGCAAAGGAGATCGTATGTTAATCGCTTTAATTCATGGTCAAAATCATAAAGGTTCGTCATATCACATAGGTAGAATACTTGCTGAAAAACTGGAGAAAGAAGATAACATTAAGGAGGTATTTCTACCGAAAGATATGCCTCATTTTTGCTGCGGTTGTACGAATTGTTTTATGAAAGACGAAACGTTATGTCCGCATTATAATACAGTTAATCCGATTACTAATATTTTAGATGAAGCAGATGTATTGATTTTTACAACCCCTGTATATGTTTATCACGCGACTGGATCAATGAAAGTCTTGTTGGACCATTATGGATACCGATGGATGGTACATCGTCCAGAAGAAAAGATGTTTTCAAAACAAGCAGTTTGTATTTCAACAGCAGCAGGCGGTGGCATGAAATCGGCTTGTAAGGATATTAAAGATAGTTTGTTTTATTGGGGTGTTGGTAAAATTTATTGCTATGGTGTTGCTGTATATGCGACTTCCTGGAAGGGGATTTCAAATAAGAAAAGGGCAGTAATTGAAAATAAAGTTAATAAATTAGCGAAGAAAATCATTAAAAATGATGGGCATGTCCGAGTTTCTATGAAAACAAAAGTTTATTTTAATATTATGCGACTTATGCAAAAAAGTGGATGGAATTCAGTAGATGTTACTTATTGGAAACAGAAAGGATGGGATCAAAAGAAGCGTCCTTGGAAATAGAAAGCGTATTACATAATATAACTAGTAAAGGTGGCAAAAATGTTAAAACGAAATAAAAGAATTGGAATTTTAATTACTATAGGTGTTGCTATGTTTACGATTGGTATATTTCTTTATAATCGATATAACACCAATAGAATATATGACAGGGTCTTGCGACAAGATGGATACCAGTTGTATGAAATACAAAATCCTGTAACGTTTACTGTATTTATAGATCCTGAATGGATTCCTACAAGGAATGGTGAAGAAATGCAGCTAAATAAAGAGCTCTGTAAAATTAATAATGTGAATATCATTCTTGAAAGAACAATACACCGAGGAAATGATATTTATTTTGTTTTTGATGCCATTCCAGTGGTAGGGTATAAAGAAGGTGAATTTCTATCTCATTATATTATACACCAAGATGGAACTAGCTCTACGGCGGATAACATTAATATGTTTCATGTCTATAATAATGAGAATACCGTTATAGATGTTGGCCAACATGGGTTTGGTCCTAGTTCACAATTTAGCTTTGGTCTTAATATTGAAAATTATGACTTATTTGCAGATGGTTTTTATATGGACTATAATAGTTCCATTATATATGGGTATTATCGGATTGAGTAATATTAATCTACATTCATTCCCTGATGCACGATTTCTTTTGGTATAATTATAACGACTTTACGTAAATCCAATATTATATATTATATTAAGTAAATTAACCTCAAATTAATTTCAGGAGCAATAATATGATAAACAATAGAAGTAATACAACATTAAAAGTTAGATATTCTCAGTTTGATACAGAGTCTATAAAAGAAAATTTACTCGTTCATTATAATTTAAAAGGACCAGTAACTTGCAGATTTTACGATTATGGTATGAACGATATATACATTATCAATGCAGGAGAAGAAGTCTATTATTTACGAATTTCATTGACCGGTATGCATCATCAGAATGATTATGAACAAGAGGTTCAAATCATTAATGAATTATATGAACAAGGTATTTCCGTGGCAGCACCAGTTTGTTGCAAGGATGGACATTATGTAAGCGTAGTAAATGCACCAGAAGGGATTCGATATGCTGTTTTATTTCAAGAAGCTAAAAACTCACCATCAAATGACAACATAACTCGTACTTATAATCTTGGTGTTATGGTTGCTAAAATGCATAATATTGCTGATAGCAGGAATTTTACCCTAACCAGAGAGCCCCTTGACTTACAAAATCTTACCGTTAAACCACTTGAACAGCTAAAACCTTATTTAAAGAATCGTAAAGAAGATATTGATTTTTTAGAAAATGCAGCAAAAGAGCTATATTGTTATGTTAAGAGTAATTTCAAATATGAAAAACCTTACTTTGGCTTTTGTCATGGGGACATACATAAAGGCAATGTATTCTTTGAAGGAGAAAATCCAACAATTTTTGACTTTGATTGTATGGGTAATGGATTCCGAATTTATGATATCTGTACCTATGCATGGAATGAAAGCTTTGATAATAAAACATATTTAGAGAGCGATGAATGGCTGGCTTTTATAAGAGGATACAATACCGTTAGGCAGTTAACAGAACTTGAATTATCATCAATAAGTGCATTTATTGCTTTGCGTGAACTTTGGTTACTTGGAATTAATTCAGATGTAATGAATCGTAATGCTGGATGTTGTTGGTTTAATGATGAATATTTAAATCAACAGATCGATATTTTTAAGTTTTGGTACCATCGAACATTTAATAAACTATATTAAATTCATAATATAGCATGCATAATAAGGGGGGATATACGATGAAAAAACTTCCGAAAGCGGATTATAAACGTTTGAAATCATGGATTTATATGTATGCAAGACCACTTGATTTCGCATGGTGGAAATGTTTGATTGAAAATGAGAGTAACCAATTGTTTATTGACGTTATGTCTGTGTATCAAAATGAGGATGGTGGAATTGGACATGGAATCGAACCAGCTTCTTTTAATCCTTTTTCATCGCCATATCAGACAAGTTGGTGGAACCCAGAGGATCTTTTAGAGCTTGGAATTGGTAAGGATAGTACCATTGTCAAAGGTAATTTAAAATATCTTGATAGCGGGGCTTATCTTACTGAAGAAGGATGGCCTTGGAGTATTCCTTTGGATAATAATTATCCTCATGAGCCTTGGATGGAGTATCATGGTGGAAATTTTTCTGGTTATGATCTGTCAGTTACTACAAGACTTCTAGGTATTATTTTTTTATATGCAGAAAAAGAAACGGATTTATTTAATAAAGGTGTAGCGATAGCAAATAATTTGCTCTCTAAGTTTGAGGATTATGCCAATGAATATTTTAATCAAGGCGGATATGAATTAGGGTCTTACATGGAATTAAGTTATGCAATAAATGACTATGAGACACTAAGCCACTATATTGAACATGCTAATTTAGAAGATTACTTTGATTATAAGATAATCAAAGAACGATTGAAGGATAAACCAATTAATAATGATGATGAAAAAGAGTTGGACGAACTAATTGAGGTTATGAAAAGTGACAATTATCTGGAATTAGCTGATTTAACATACTGTGATAAGGATAAATACTTAAAGGAAGTTTCAATTAGTTTGTATTGGTGGGTTGCAGATAAAATTATTAAAGATGTATATCGATTAAAAAAGGCAGAGCGTTTGGAGTGATTTATTACCCTATTTATTAACCATTTAATTCGCTTATGCTAATTAATATATAGTAAATGTGATTGACATAGATTATTATAATATGCCATTTTTGTGTTGTAATTGTATTGTAATCTATAATTCACTTAATTATAGAATATGTATCAAATCTTTTCATAAATATATTATTGGAGGGATTGAGATGCATAGATTAAGAAAAAATAATAAAAAGATATTTTTATTATTATTAATTTTAGACATTTTACTTGCAAGCTGTCTATTTATAAAAAGTGATTTAGCTAACGACAAAAAAACTATTACAGCCCATTTAACAAAGGATCAAGAAAAAAATTGTGATAGTCTATTGATAAATACATATCTTACAAAGATTATAGAGGCATCTGATGAGTTTTATAAGGAATACTACAGAATTTTACCAACTCTAAATTATTATAGTATATACGTAAAAGAATATATTTCGGATAGTCGATTAAGCCAAATTACTTTTACATCCAAGCCTTATTTAGGGCCACATGATACCATTGGTGTGGATGAAATTACTTTCACAGCGGACTATTTAGGTAGTGTAGAGCTGAAAAGTTTTGTTCACCTCCTAAGTTATCATTTGCCTGATAACTTAAAAGACCTTGAATTAAAAGATTTTCCTGAACATTACTATAAAGACTGACAATATACCATAAAATCATATGGAAAACAAATATGACTGGATTATATCGTGAAAAAATCAGATGAATAACTTATTTTAAAACAATATTATACTAGGAGGTTCATATGGATGCAAATAAAAAAGAATTTAATTTTAACAAGCTTCATTTAACACCTCGTATTTTAAAATACTTATCACTTGTTATATTGATTGGAATAATAATTTTACTATTCAAAGTAATTCATACGTCTACTATTAATAATGCTAAGCCAGAAGCTTTGTACAAGAAAGATAACTCCGTTGATTTGTTAGTATATAGGGATACCGCGTATATCAATGCTAGTGGAATTGACTGGATGAATGAATTACAATTAACGAGTTCAAATCAACTTGGTACGATTAAGAGAACTAATATTAAAAAAAGATTCAAAAATTTTGATGCAACAAAATTAGAAGTAGGTACGGATATTTATTCTACTAAGGAACGAGATGATATTGTTCTTGTCAAAATTGGTGATAACTATGTGCCCTATTACAGGATAGTGGAAGGATAAAAATAGTATCACGTAAATATAATTCCCAGTTGAAGACATATTTTTGAAAACACATATAAAATATGCTATAATTTAACAATTAATCAACTTATTATAAGCTTAGAGGAGAATAATTATGAACGGAAGATATGAACATAAGGGAAAAGAAGATAAACCGGTCATAGCTATTTGTTATGACTTTGATAAAACGTTAACTCCAGATGATATGCAAGCACAAGGTTATATTCAAGATGTAGGCTATGATGTACAAAAATTTTGGGAAGAGTCTAATTTGTTAGCTAGAATGAATGATATGGACTCTAATTTAGCATATATGTATAAGATGGTGCAAGAAGCAGAAGGGCAACTTGTCTTAAAAAGAGAAGCATTACAAGAATATGGAGCAAAAGTATCTTTATATGATGGTGTTTCAGAATGGTTTAGCAGAATTAGAGAATATGGACGAAATAAAGGAATTATAATTGAACATTACATAATTTCATCAGGCCTAAAAGAAATGATAGAAGGAACTGTAATGGCGAAGAATAATGAATTTGAAAGAATATATGCAAGTTCTTTTTACTTTAATGACCGAGGTGTCGCAAAGTGGCCAGCTCAAGCAATTAACTACACTAATAAAACACAGTTTTTATTTAGAATACAAAAAGGTGTATTAGATATTAATGATCCTGCTGTAAATGATTATTTTAAGCCAGAGGATTTAAGAGTCCCTTTTAGAAATATGATCTATATCGGAGACAGTGATACTGATATTCCTTGTATGAAATTAGTTCACGCAAATGGTGGGCATTCTATCGGGGTTTATGATCCAAAACAAGATGATAAAAGTAAAGTTTACCGAATGATGAATGCAAATCGAATTAAATATTTCGCTCCTGCTGATTATAGGGAAGCTTCACCACTGGATAAGCTTGTTAAATCGATTATTGATAAAACAATTGCATATGAAGAGCTGGAGCGTATATATGAAAAAGACAAAAAAGAAGCCGCTGGAGCTAATTCTTAAAAGTATAAACAATATGTTATGAAGATATATGATGATAATCTTATTATTATCCAAACGAATGAGCTAGAGCTAATAATTTTGATAGATGTAAGACTGATCAGTACTAAACAGAAGATGTAAAAACAGATTATATAATTAAACTATGATAGTATTTAAATTTGTTCTTGCGATTTTGAGTTATTGCTAATTTTCATAGTTACTAAGGAGTTATTCTATAAATGTCAAATAAAAATACAATTTTAAAACAAGCTGGTATCCTAGTAATGGCTGGTATCCTTAGTAGGATAATCGGCTTTATTTATAGAATTCCCTTAACTGGTATCATCGGAAATCTAGGCAATGGATATTATGGTTTTGCATATTTAATATATGCAAATGTGCTATTAATAACATCATATAGTATACCAGGTGCTGTCTCAAAAGTTATTGCAGAACGCTTAGCCATGAAAGAATATCGAAATGCTCAAAGAGTATTTCATTGTTCATTCATCTATGTTATTATCGTGGGCGGTATCGCAAGTATTGTAACATTTTTCATTGCACCATATCTAGTAAGGGAAGAATCTGTAGCGGTTCTAAGAGTATTATGCCCGACTATATTTTTCTCGGGAATATTAGGTGTTTATCGAGGTTATTTTCAAGCGCACAAAACAATGGTGCAGTCAAGTATATCACAGATTTTAGAGCAGATTATGAATGCTATCATCAGCGTTATGTTGGCTGCAGTTTTTGTGCAATTGGCAAGTGGAACGGATGAAAGAAATATCGCTGTGAATGGAGCAATAGGCAGTGCTTTAGGCACAGGCGCTGGTGTCCTAGCAGCCCTTCTCTTTATGATTATCGTGTATCAATACAA
This window contains:
- a CDS encoding YdeI/OmpD-associated family protein — encoded protein: MNNDVFIGQGHNPNGPDIPLGFGMLLEGEPVAKANFGSLSNAQKVELINYMQQAKTGEDSEFRVINAVQKLKNHQENELINKTNHNKTNQDKFY
- a CDS encoding aminoglycoside phosphotransferase family protein, whose protein sequence is MHNEIMADNKANYESINLCLNQYITKWELSDIEILDNKRNSLVLKCDSAIYGNVIIKQQMDTSYIKSEYNALKEYNQSRFCKVFDADLEHGVLIEEQISPGTELRKVKSLDERLMVFCTLYKNLHIFPKNPEIYPSYLDWVSNAMNYLEGLDNYRDLYIHMKAAKMICSELFFKYPQKMLLHGDLHHDNILLNHNGSYTIIDPKGVLGHPIFDIPRFILNEMEDEITAELYDKIIYVIDILSQHLNIPLKDLKQLFYMEVSLSEAWNAESGDCVKMENIIFAHRILNS
- the clcA gene encoding H(+)/Cl(-) exchange transporter ClcA, producing MDSENKQDTYHTLFHWKSLRFRLVLEGIVVGLFASLIVILYRFALSESTIIITKVYAFLRNKLYFIPILMLAFILIAYIVGMLLKKEPMISGSGIPQVEGVLLKKLHMNWLSVIIGKFLGGILSIGSGLSLGREGPSVQLGAAVGQGVSKAFKRSNVEEKFLITSGASAGLAAAFNAPLAGVLFALEEVHKNFSPFVLLSSLAAALTADYISSGFFGLKPILSFESLSVLPLKSYILIIMLGIIIGVFGALFNLMILKTQKLYSKFKLIPKEFRIIIPLFLSIILGLYLPQVLGGGHELIINSLTNGNQSIKMLLFVLIIKFIFTMVCYGSGAPGGIFLPLLAIGAISGNLYGLFLVHFLNLDPIYINSFIILAMAGYFTAIVRAPITGIILITEMTGSFTHLLSISLISVTAYVVADLLGSKPIYESLLERFLENQGNVKSSNTKHKTLLEFAVCMGSVFDGKQIKEIKLPAHCLLVSIRRGEDEIIPKGDTLINAGDYLIVLVDDNMVSQINDVFHNLVEAK
- a CDS encoding glycoside hydrolase family 43 protein, with translation MQAYLFVHFKEKRTPDGEQVYFGISKDGFHWEEVNDGNPILWSYEGDKGVRDFTITRTKEGKFIIMATDLSLAYGMPYQYHNSWEEVSRNGSKCLVLWESDDLIHWSNQRMIKLGNEDFGCLWAPDIIYDKENNDYVIHWSSSHSCNNYGYKGIYYTRTKDFISFQEPELLYRKETDGSVIDSAMYEENGEYYCFLKSEKDPSRIILVKGENITGPFSRVHKFDECMADLKEGYYEAPTAVKLEDGRWCLFLDFYGCKAEEQGYVPFVADSLSEGNFIRSDEAFDFPYGYKHGTILTITMEEYERLKEYKKMPSER
- a CDS encoding right-handed parallel beta-helix repeat-containing protein, which gives rise to MKTIWRRISLCIVCVMFVSLFHYVPVKAATTYYYVSTTGSDSNDGTTKTTAFKTLTKALTKASAGTTIFVLNGTYSYSTTFKLTSNGTAAEPIKILNYSGHAPVIDFSSQEYADSSRGFQISGNYWIIAGLTITGAGDNGIHISGNYNRVQDCFITKCGDTGLQISNGGSYNTINRVTSTYNYDQKTNGENADGFAAKLSIGPGNVFTSCTALYNSDDGFDFYDAKNSVKVYDSEASYNGVGDGNGNGFKVGGNYSADKHYLENCTAIGNRSRGFDQNNNTGYITLLNCTGTKNNVNFYFPTAPASGKHKFTGCISTGGASKDKIVGATVTNCSFYQ
- a CDS encoding pirin family protein, giving the protein MSIREIKRTVRGQRAVDGAGVNLVRVLGGNDVYDFDPFLMLDAFDSVNPKDYTNGFPMHPHRGIETVTYLIKGKIEHEDSLKNKGVIGDGECQWMTAGSGILHEEMPKASERMLGLQLWVNLPKEDKMTMPHYFDISKDMIPVVEEDNATIRVISGDYKGKGKGVDPKYVKATLYDVTVKPGNTIRIDTKPEDNVFIFLIEGDGKVGNQPIAEKTAVLFGEGSAIEVSATDKEVRFVYFGGKPLKEPIAWAGPIVMNTDEELNEAFRELRKGTFIKHDIVK